A DNA window from Aspergillus nidulans FGSC A4 chromosome I contains the following coding sequences:
- a CDS encoding protein nuvG (transcript_id=CADANIAT00007396), which translates to MRFRTQVVNTATLTKLIGSLSSLGKLCWMRLEESVVRFTIIPDQGTQVWAQLPVYSIFEDADYILESNTGVINLEVPLPALHRALRSAAGAKWVQLRLTKKGKVPLLALTIRTKSWTKGVNPLGIGSGNESMPLPSEEAGANIAAEAGAGEGLMGPPVAPASASRSAGTGRRERETFITQEIPVKVMHESAVEGLHEPHCRDPDVHIILPDLFQLKSISERFTRLAADSTPKTAALAATTSTTADAVLGSVGAGVSPKLELSANMHGSLRLAIATDTLRISSVWSDLVNPALDPSQLSQTQMDQLPSERMRALPGDNEAGWAKVRIDGRDWARVLSVGRLNPKVVACVIHETALILYVYPPSGYDEEGSCLTYYINSYMN; encoded by the exons ATGCGTTTCCGCACTCAAGTGGTCAACACCGCCACCCTTACCA AGCTAATtggctctctctcttcgctcGGCAAACTCTGCTGGATGCGCCTTGAGGAGTCTGTCGTCCGATTCACCATAATCCCCGACCAGGGAACCCAGGTATGGGCACAATTACCTGTT TATTCCATCTTCGAAGACGCAGACTATATCCTTGAGTCCAATACTGGGGTAATAAACCTCGAGGTCCCGCTTCCTGCACTTCACCGTGCGCTGCGCTCCGCAGCTGGTGCGAAATGGGTGCAGCTAAGGTTGAcaaagaagggcaaggtGCCACTCCTGGCGCTTACAATCAGAACGAAAAGTTGGACGAAGGGAGTGAATCCATTGGGGATTGGAAGTGGTAATGAATCAATGCCTTTGCCTTCAGAGGAAGCAGGAGCAAATATAGCggcagaagcaggagcaggagaaggtcTAATGGGTCCCCCAGTAGCCCccgcttcagcttcaaggagCGCAGGAACAGGCCGGCGCGAACGCGAAACTTTCATCACGCAAGAAATTCCCGTAAAAGTGATGCACGAAAGCGCAGTAGAGGGTCTACACGAACCGCACTGCCGCGATCCAGACGTCCACATTATCCTGCCAGACCTCTTCCAACTCAAAAGCATTTCAGAACGTTTCACGAGACTAGCAGCGGACTCTACGCCCAAGACCGCTGCCCTTGCAGCCACAACGTCAACTACGGCAGATGCCGTGCTTGGTAGCGTCGGCGCCGGCGTGTCACCTAAACTTGAACTCTCGGCGAACATGCACGGCTCGCTGCGCCTTGCAATAGCAACGGATACCCTTCGCATCTCCAGTGTGTGGAGTGATCTTGTGAATCCTGCTCTTGATCCGAGTCAACTATCGCAGACTCAGATGGATCAGTTGCCTAGTGAGCGGATGAGGGCTTTACCCGGGGATAATGAGGCGGGTTGGGCTAAGGTAAGGATTGATGGGAGGGATTGGGCCAGGGTTCTTAGTGTGGGGAGGCTGAATCCTAAGGTTGTCGCTT GCGTCATCCATGAGACGGCGCTGATCCTCTACGTATATCCTCCCAGTGGGTATGATGAGGAGGGATCTTGCCTAACA TACTACATCAACTCCTATATGAATTAA